From Epinephelus lanceolatus isolate andai-2023 chromosome 2, ASM4190304v1, whole genome shotgun sequence, one genomic window encodes:
- the immp1l gene encoding mitochondrial inner membrane protease subunit 1: MFRRVLGKTLGFVGYTVQYGCIAHCAFEYIGEFVVCSGPSMEPTIVNHDIVFSERMSRQLCRIQKGDIVIAKSPSDPHINICKRVIGLEGDKVCTSSPSDLFKSHTYVPKGHVWLEGDNLRNSTDSRSYGPIPYALIRGRVCLKLWPLHSFGTLNESPTRRIVKTQSDSDSD; encoded by the exons ATGTTCCGCAGGGTGCTGGGGAAGACCTTGGGGTTTGTGGGCTACACAGTCCAGTATGGCTGCATCGCACATTGTGCCTTCGAATACATCGGAGAATTTGTGGTG TGTTCTGGTCCATCCATGGAGCCCACCATTGTCAACCATGATATTGTCTTCTCAGAACGGATGAGTCGTCAGCTTTGCAGAATACAAAA ggGTGACATAGTAATTGCAAAGAGTCCATCTGAcccacatatcaacatttgtaaAAGGGTTATTGGACTGGAGGGTGACAAAGTCTGCACAAGTTCTCCGTCAGATCTCTTCAAGTCCCACACATAC GTTCCAAAAGGCCATGTATGGCTAGAAGGGGATAACCTTAGGAATTCCACTGACTCAAGGAGCTATGGCCCAATTCCCTATGCCCTCATCCGAGGGCGTGTTTGCTTGAAG CTCTGGCCGCTGCATAGTTTTGGGACCCTCAATGAAAGCCCAACCAGACGGATCGTTAAAACTCAGAGTGACTCAGACTCAGACTGA